A region from the Acetobacteroides hydrogenigenes genome encodes:
- a CDS encoding geranylgeranylglycerol-phosphate geranylgeranyltransferase produces the protein MYNLFKLVRLNNLVMIAITQYLVRFCIIAPILTIKGLSLQMSEFWFAMLVLATVLLAAGGYAINDYFDTKTDSINRPNRVLVGKAFTRQFAIKLHFVLSTIGSLLGIAASFYVGVWQYALIFPLVGGLLWLYSTTYKAQLLVGNLIISLMAAMVPLIVLMFEVARITKTILPVLQQNQITLNAIAYWVVGFSFFAFITTFIREVVKDMEDFDGDAETGRNTIPVAFGMTAAKVVACIAAAVEVAAIYGIYFGYLSVLPTGEVDWLSLSYITLTIAIPFAILLFRIVKAKAPSHYRLTSLLIKLIMLAGVFYTVIFYVVLSNVYQLS, from the coding sequence ATGTACAATCTCTTTAAGCTCGTACGGCTGAACAACCTGGTGATGATTGCCATCACCCAGTACCTCGTTCGCTTTTGCATAATTGCCCCGATACTTACCATTAAAGGGCTGTCGCTACAGATGTCGGAGTTTTGGTTCGCTATGCTGGTGCTGGCCACCGTTCTGCTGGCTGCTGGCGGTTACGCTATAAACGACTACTTCGATACCAAGACTGATTCCATTAATCGTCCTAATCGGGTGCTGGTGGGCAAGGCCTTTACTCGGCAGTTTGCCATAAAGCTGCATTTTGTGCTAAGCACCATAGGCTCGCTATTGGGTATTGCTGCTTCTTTTTACGTGGGGGTATGGCAGTATGCGCTCATATTTCCGCTGGTAGGGGGGCTGCTTTGGCTTTACTCTACCACCTACAAGGCGCAGCTGCTGGTTGGTAATCTCATCATTTCGTTGATGGCCGCAATGGTTCCGCTTATTGTGCTCATGTTCGAGGTGGCACGAATTACCAAAACCATTCTTCCCGTACTGCAGCAAAATCAGATAACCCTTAATGCAATAGCCTACTGGGTTGTTGGGTTTTCCTTCTTTGCGTTTATCACAACCTTTATTCGCGAGGTGGTTAAGGATATGGAAGATTTCGATGGCGATGCGGAGACCGGCCGAAATACCATTCCCGTAGCTTTTGGAATGACGGCTGCTAAGGTCGTTGCATGCATTGCTGCTGCTGTTGAGGTTGCCGCTATTTACGGAATTTACTTCGGATACCTTTCCGTGCTTCCTACGGGGGAGGTAGACTGGCTCTCGCTCTCGTACATTACCCTTACAATTGCCATCCCTTTTGCTATTCTTCTTTTTAGGATTGTAAAGGCAAAGGCTCCTTCCCACTATAGGCTCACAAGCTTGCTGATAAAGCTTATAATGCTTGCCGGAGTTTTTTATACGGTGATATTTTACGTTGTGCTAAGCAACGTTTACCAGCTTAGCTAA
- a CDS encoding KdsC family phosphatase, whose product MANFKQDLRGVKAFAFDIDGVFTDGSVFIHPSGEMLRTQNVKDGYAVQLAVKLGFPVAVISGGRGDSMRPRFNSLGVTDIYLGSHDKVDDFMDFCFKYDLKPEEVLFMGDDIPDMAVMQKAGMPTCPADAAPEVKAIARYISDRKGGEGCVRDVIEQVLRLNDKWLTNTTRNVQSL is encoded by the coding sequence ATGGCTAACTTTAAGCAGGATTTACGTGGTGTAAAGGCTTTTGCCTTTGATATTGACGGTGTTTTTACCGATGGTTCGGTGTTCATCCATCCCAGCGGGGAGATGCTCCGGACGCAAAATGTTAAAGACGGCTATGCCGTTCAGCTTGCCGTAAAGCTGGGATTTCCGGTGGCCGTTATCTCGGGTGGACGAGGCGATTCTATGCGCCCTCGGTTCAACAGCCTAGGGGTAACCGACATTTACCTTGGCTCGCACGATAAGGTTGACGATTTTATGGATTTCTGCTTTAAGTACGATTTGAAGCCCGAAGAGGTGCTCTTCATGGGCGACGATATTCCGGACATGGCGGTAATGCAAAAGGCCGGAATGCCTACCTGTCCTGCCGATGCGGCTCCCGAGGTAAAGGCAATTGCCCGTTACATCTCCGACCGTAAGGGTGGGGAGGGATGTGTTCGCGATGTCATCGAGCAGGTCCTTCGTTTAAACGATAAGTGGCTAACCAATACTACTCGCAATGTACAATCTCTTTAA
- a CDS encoding TonB-dependent receptor, with amino-acid sequence MFYIRNIFLLLLIATTLQLSAQGRYTLSGYLKDKKSGETLIGATVFIKETKQGVVTNPYGFYSITLPKGEYTVAITFVGYNKVEKQVKLTANTILSEELENENVQMEQVVITSTRKDENISRTQMGMAKLDPRKLNTLPVLMGESDIMKSIQLMPGVQTASEGSSGFSVRGGSSDQNLILLDEAPVYNASHLMGFFSVFNSDAIKDATLYKGDIPATNGGRLSSLLDIRMKDGNRKEYHANGGIGLISSRLTVEGPIKKDKGSFIVSARRTYADMFLKLSSDSMMRKNRLYFYDVNAKANYDINPNNRIFVSAYFGRDLTGFGDDFSFSWGNATVTTRWNHTFTSKLFSNLTLIYSNYQYKLGNSNAKPSFKWRSNLEDVGLKYDFSLYQGAKNTIKFGLSSTLHYIQPGKFKVDGKRSDFETSDSRAIENAIYLLNEQKVGQRLTLNYGLRLSSFHNMGGTTYTIDRKTFEVTDTVSHKTNNIYHSSYGLEPRFSANYRLNETASIKAAYSRTHQYLQLASNSAAGSPLDVWFPSSDYVEPQVSDQVGLGYFRNFDDNTYEVSVEGFYKWMDHQIDFKDNADLLMNNQLEKELRFGKAQSYGVELFARKNSGKLTGWISYTLSKATRKFPDINNGRKYNANYDHPNNLNVTLTYKLTQRAELTSSWVYYSGTPITYPTMRFSHGNMNLPIYGEKNASRLPDYHRLDLSLTLKNKRKPGRRWESEWNFAVYNVYNRGNAYSVYFETDEKDQSKIKTYKMVMFPIIPSITYNFKF; translated from the coding sequence ATGTTTTACATTAGGAACATCTTTTTACTGCTGCTAATTGCAACCACCCTGCAGCTAAGCGCTCAAGGCCGCTACACGCTGAGCGGCTATCTGAAGGACAAGAAGAGCGGCGAAACGCTCATCGGAGCAACCGTTTTTATCAAGGAAACCAAGCAGGGCGTTGTTACCAACCCCTACGGATTCTACTCCATCACGCTCCCCAAAGGCGAGTACACGGTAGCCATCACCTTTGTGGGCTACAACAAGGTGGAAAAGCAGGTAAAGCTTACCGCCAATACCATCCTCAGCGAAGAGCTGGAGAACGAGAACGTCCAAATGGAGCAGGTGGTGATAACCAGCACCCGCAAGGACGAAAACATTAGCCGCACCCAGATGGGCATGGCCAAGCTCGATCCCCGCAAGCTCAACACGCTTCCCGTGCTGATGGGCGAATCGGACATCATGAAATCCATACAGCTGATGCCGGGCGTGCAAACCGCCAGCGAGGGGTCGAGCGGTTTCTCCGTTCGCGGAGGATCATCCGACCAGAACCTCATTCTGCTCGACGAAGCCCCCGTATACAACGCCTCGCACCTAATGGGCTTCTTCTCGGTGTTCAACTCCGATGCCATTAAGGATGCAACGCTCTACAAGGGTGATATTCCGGCTACCAACGGAGGTAGGCTATCGTCGCTGCTGGATATCCGCATGAAGGATGGCAACCGAAAGGAGTACCATGCCAACGGAGGCATTGGCCTTATCTCCAGCCGCCTTACGGTAGAGGGCCCCATAAAAAAGGATAAGGGATCGTTCATCGTATCGGCCCGTAGAACGTATGCCGATATGTTCCTAAAGCTATCCAGCGACTCGATGATGCGCAAGAACAGGCTCTACTTCTACGATGTGAACGCCAAGGCCAACTACGATATCAACCCGAACAACCGCATATTCGTTTCGGCCTACTTTGGACGCGACTTAACGGGCTTTGGCGACGACTTCTCGTTTAGCTGGGGTAACGCTACGGTAACCACCCGATGGAACCATACCTTTACCAGCAAGCTCTTCTCGAACCTCACCCTCATCTACTCCAACTACCAGTACAAGCTTGGCAACTCTAACGCCAAACCCAGCTTCAAATGGCGCTCCAACCTCGAAGATGTTGGGCTGAAGTACGACTTCTCGCTCTACCAAGGTGCTAAGAACACCATTAAGTTCGGCTTGTCTAGCACGCTGCACTACATTCAGCCCGGCAAGTTTAAGGTAGATGGCAAAAGGAGCGACTTTGAAACATCCGACAGCCGAGCCATAGAGAATGCCATTTACCTGCTCAACGAGCAGAAGGTAGGACAACGGTTGACCCTTAACTACGGGCTACGCCTATCGTCGTTCCACAACATGGGAGGTACAACCTACACCATTGACAGGAAAACCTTCGAGGTAACCGATACCGTTTCGCATAAAACGAACAACATCTACCACTCCTCGTACGGGCTAGAGCCCCGCTTCAGCGCCAACTACCGCCTCAACGAAACCGCATCGATAAAAGCCGCCTACAGCCGTACCCATCAGTACCTGCAGCTGGCCTCGAACTCGGCTGCTGGATCTCCGCTGGATGTTTGGTTTCCCTCGTCGGACTACGTAGAGCCGCAGGTTTCCGATCAGGTTGGACTAGGGTACTTCAGGAATTTCGACGACAACACCTACGAGGTGTCGGTAGAAGGATTCTACAAGTGGATGGACCACCAAATCGACTTTAAGGATAACGCCGACCTGCTGATGAACAACCAGCTCGAAAAAGAGCTTCGCTTTGGCAAAGCTCAGTCGTACGGAGTCGAACTGTTTGCCCGTAAGAACAGCGGAAAGCTTACCGGATGGATTAGCTATACCCTTTCGAAGGCCACCCGTAAATTTCCGGATATCAACAATGGGAGAAAGTACAACGCCAACTACGACCACCCCAACAACCTGAACGTAACGCTTACCTACAAGCTTACCCAGCGCGCCGAGCTAACCTCGTCGTGGGTGTACTACAGCGGCACGCCCATCACCTACCCCACCATGCGCTTTAGCCATGGGAATATGAACCTTCCCATTTACGGCGAAAAGAATGCCTCGCGCCTACCCGACTACCACCGCCTCGACCTATCGCTTACCCTAAAGAATAAGCGCAAACCGGGTCGTCGTTGGGAAAGCGAATGGAACTTTGCCGTATACAACGTCTACAACCGCGGCAATGCCTACTCGGTTTACTTCGAGACCGACGAAAAGGATCAGTCAAAGATCAAAACCTACAAGATGGTTATGTTCCCAATTATTCCATCTATAACCTATAACTTTAAGTTCTAA
- a CDS encoding DUF4249 domain-containing protein, translated as MRKLTILIAIASLFASCKKEFDLDLNAQNKNLLVVEGMITDQNEPQVIELTRTVSYLKQVKAQAVENATVVVNVDNQVVPFTQKEPGRYFAPDGFIGQVSKTYNLTITVDGQVYKASSKMNPAQVMDAASTKTHEFNADYFEIRLTFTDNPEKGDYILFKYARNGQMIDTLDKWSTYSDKLTNGKNFEDIMAFGDVEGSVGDNITVYSYSISKEYHDFIDAAENATSEPLPFFPPPGSAITGNITNGAVGFFQASAVRKVSTKLKK; from the coding sequence ATGCGTAAGCTTACAATACTAATAGCCATAGCCTCCCTCTTTGCCAGCTGCAAGAAGGAGTTCGACCTCGACCTCAACGCCCAAAACAAGAACCTGCTGGTGGTAGAGGGAATGATTACCGACCAAAACGAACCTCAGGTAATAGAGCTAACGCGTACGGTTAGCTACCTTAAGCAGGTAAAGGCTCAGGCTGTCGAAAACGCCACTGTTGTAGTTAATGTCGATAATCAAGTAGTACCTTTTACCCAAAAAGAGCCGGGCAGGTACTTTGCTCCCGATGGGTTTATCGGCCAAGTAAGCAAAACCTACAACCTTACCATTACCGTAGATGGCCAAGTATACAAGGCATCGTCGAAGATGAATCCTGCACAGGTAATGGATGCCGCATCCACCAAAACGCACGAGTTTAACGCAGACTACTTCGAGATACGGCTTACCTTTACCGATAACCCCGAAAAGGGCGACTACATCCTTTTTAAGTATGCCCGAAATGGACAAATGATCGATACGTTAGATAAGTGGTCGACCTACAGCGATAAGCTTACCAACGGGAAGAACTTTGAGGATATTATGGCATTTGGCGATGTTGAGGGTAGTGTTGGCGACAACATCACCGTATACTCCTACTCCATCAGCAAGGAGTACCACGACTTTATTGATGCTGCTGAGAATGCCACAAGCGAACCGCTACCATTCTTTCCTCCTCCAGGCTCAGCCATCACCGGAAATATTACCAACGGTGCTGTAGGATTCTTCCAGGCCTCAGCGGTAAGAAAAGTCTCTACCAAGCTAAAAAAATGA
- a CDS encoding potassium/proton antiporter: protein MEFTLNNLLLVGSALLVLSIFLSKTSKYGIPAVILFMLVGMLAGIDGPGGINFYNTQISKFIGTLALVLILFSGGLDTRYTDIRPIAKRGILLSTLGVVITAILTGLFIAYTTELNIKEGLLLGAIISSTDAASVFTILRSKSMGLKNNIRPLLEFESGSNDPMAYLLTIIFIMLIKQPDTNIGGYIWFFFKQFTLGSIIGVAMGFAIIKIINRINLNFDGLYAVLLLSLSLLVFGLSDFLGGNGFLSVYLAAIILGNHEFVHKRSLIKHFDGQAWMMQIIMFLTLGLLVNPSDLLPLVGIGLLLSAFIILVARPIAVFTCLAKSQFTTRSKIFISWVGLRGAVPIILSIYALDAGVEKGKLIFNLVFFISLTSVLIKGTTIPYIAKRLRLNVPMHIRKKSTVDIELANKVKSIIIELDVLPEYRCVGKTLVELVLPEGITISMLHRDGNIFIPDGFTRIRPGDKLTILADSVNSLKDFYKKVWG from the coding sequence ATGGAATTTACCTTAAACAACCTTCTTTTAGTTGGCTCTGCGCTACTGGTGCTGAGCATCTTTCTTAGTAAAACAAGCAAATATGGCATCCCCGCCGTAATTCTCTTTATGCTGGTAGGAATGCTTGCCGGTATTGATGGCCCAGGGGGCATAAACTTCTACAATACCCAAATATCAAAGTTTATTGGAACGCTTGCGCTTGTGCTTATTCTATTTTCGGGAGGTTTGGACACCCGATATACAGATATCCGTCCTATTGCCAAACGGGGAATCCTGCTATCAACACTGGGAGTGGTTATAACAGCCATTCTTACCGGCCTTTTTATAGCCTATACCACAGAGCTCAACATCAAGGAAGGGCTGCTGCTTGGCGCCATAATCTCGTCTACCGATGCGGCTTCCGTGTTTACCATTTTGCGCTCGAAAAGTATGGGATTGAAGAACAACATTCGACCTTTGCTCGAGTTCGAAAGCGGCAGCAACGATCCGATGGCCTACCTGCTTACCATTATCTTCATTATGCTTATTAAGCAGCCCGACACCAACATTGGTGGCTACATTTGGTTCTTTTTTAAGCAGTTTACGCTAGGAAGCATTATTGGTGTAGCGATGGGGTTTGCCATTATAAAGATCATCAACCGCATCAACCTTAACTTCGATGGGCTTTACGCAGTGCTGCTGCTAAGCCTATCGCTACTCGTATTTGGGCTATCCGACTTTTTGGGAGGCAACGGCTTTCTTTCGGTTTATCTTGCCGCCATTATTCTTGGCAACCACGAGTTTGTCCACAAGCGCAGCCTCATAAAACATTTCGACGGTCAAGCTTGGATGATGCAAATCATCATGTTCCTAACGCTTGGGCTACTGGTAAACCCGTCAGATCTGCTCCCTCTCGTAGGCATTGGCCTACTGCTATCGGCCTTTATCATTCTGGTTGCACGACCTATTGCCGTCTTTACCTGCTTAGCAAAATCGCAGTTCACAACGCGCTCTAAGATCTTTATATCCTGGGTTGGCCTACGTGGTGCCGTTCCAATTATTCTTTCGATATATGCGCTAGATGCAGGAGTCGAGAAGGGAAAGCTCATCTTCAACCTTGTTTTCTTCATCTCGCTAACCTCCGTGCTAATAAAAGGGACTACCATCCCGTATATTGCAAAAAGATTACGATTAAACGTGCCAATGCACATCCGAAAAAAGTCAACCGTAGATATCGAGCTCGCCAATAAAGTAAAATCCATTATTATAGAGCTGGATGTACTTCCAGAATACCGATGCGTGGGTAAAACGCTGGTAGAACTTGTGCTTCCCGAAGGCATTACCATATCAATGCTCCATCGCGATGGCAACATCTTTATCCCCGATGGCTTTACCCGCATTCGTCCAGGTGATAAACTTACCATATTAGCCGACTCGGTAAACTCGCTAAAGGATTTCTACAAAAAAGTTTGGGGATAG
- a CDS encoding SusC/RagA family TonB-linked outer membrane protein, which produces MMRRFLSLLVMVLVCVGATYAQPKQVTGRVFSSEDKSPIPGVSVFVKEASSIGTTTNIDGQFTLKNIPANAKTLVFRFVGFQTQEVNIREGEISVTLVPETQKIDEVVVTAMGMKRDRKALGYAVQDIKAEAITRAGSSAVGTALQGKLAGVEIKPSSGMPGASTNITIRGARSFTGNNAPLYIIDGMPIASNADYSTGNSVTGTDVANRAVDIDPNDIESINVLKGQAAAALYGIRASNGVVIITTKSGKNVKGSKAVITFSTNYSADLISRKPEMQSTWAQGAPAAGGGYSFNPYASTNWGPKIADLPNDKTYGGNVANANNGNNASKYPGKYYVPQLKDAGYEEADRWVTPQVYNNVDDFFKTGYTLNNSFNISQAMEKGNYSFGVSNTTQEGIVPSTSMDRYTAKAAAEIKVANSWKTGFSTNYAQTYIMKAPGANDGLVATVFSAPRNYNLKGIPYASPTDPYYQILYRATNFNNPYWAINNNKFDEKTNRFYGNSFVEYSPNIFGDSDKKLNFKYQLGMDSYSTHFQDINEYKSKNTLGSINNYGITATTYNSLLTVTFDMNITKDIKFNLLLGNEINQENNKTYSESGSNFNFGGWAHINNATIKNTSENQSRSRTVGFFGNLSLSYRDLIYLNATGRQDVVSTMPRGNRTFFYPSVSLGFVLTELEALKGNSILSFAKLRASYAEVGQAGRYYENYYVTPSYSGGFWTGNPIQYPLSGVTAYIPNTTQYDPNLKPQNTVSFEVGADLRFFNNLFGIDYTFSRQDVKDQIFDVPLAGSTGASALTMNGGAIYTNAHEVVVSINPIRQKDLEWSINVNFTKMDNYVKELAEGVESIFLGGFTTPQVRAGVGSKFPVIYGSSFKKDAQGRILVDERATINGVANPYYGFPMQGKPDVIGSAAPDFTLGASTTLRYKRITISSTIDWKKGGQMYHGTNGLLSYTYGLAKSTEDRTSVFVYPGFKADGTPNDIQRGGSTDQAAYYNLYANTLGNIDEAFIFNNSYVKLRELTLSYRLPKIKGIDINVTGFARNILIWTNLPNFDPEATQGNTNMGGAFERFTTPQSMSFGMGLNFVF; this is translated from the coding sequence ATTATGAGGCGATTTCTTTCGTTACTTGTGATGGTACTTGTTTGTGTTGGTGCAACGTACGCTCAACCTAAACAGGTAACTGGTAGGGTGTTCTCTTCCGAGGACAAAAGCCCAATTCCTGGTGTAAGCGTATTCGTTAAGGAAGCTTCAAGTATTGGTACAACAACCAATATTGATGGTCAGTTTACCTTAAAGAATATTCCAGCAAACGCCAAAACCCTAGTTTTTCGATTTGTTGGCTTCCAAACCCAAGAGGTCAACATTAGAGAGGGTGAAATTAGCGTAACCCTCGTTCCTGAGACCCAAAAAATTGATGAGGTTGTGGTTACTGCAATGGGAATGAAACGCGACCGCAAGGCATTAGGATATGCCGTACAGGATATCAAAGCGGAAGCCATTACCCGGGCAGGGAGCAGCGCCGTAGGAACTGCACTGCAAGGCAAACTTGCCGGTGTTGAAATCAAACCTTCGAGCGGTATGCCAGGGGCCTCAACAAACATTACTATCCGTGGTGCACGTTCGTTTACAGGCAACAACGCACCTCTTTACATTATTGATGGAATGCCAATCGCATCAAATGCAGACTACAGCACAGGAAATAGTGTAACAGGAACAGACGTTGCCAACCGAGCAGTTGATATTGATCCTAATGACATTGAGAGTATCAATGTTTTAAAAGGCCAAGCCGCTGCTGCGCTTTATGGTATTCGAGCATCTAATGGCGTTGTTATAATTACCACAAAAAGCGGTAAGAATGTAAAAGGATCTAAAGCAGTTATAACATTCTCAACCAACTACAGCGCCGACCTCATATCGAGAAAGCCTGAAATGCAGTCGACATGGGCTCAAGGTGCACCTGCTGCTGGTGGTGGCTACTCTTTTAACCCATACGCTTCAACTAACTGGGGACCAAAAATTGCAGACCTTCCTAATGACAAAACATACGGAGGTAACGTAGCTAATGCAAACAATGGTAACAATGCCTCTAAGTATCCTGGGAAATACTACGTGCCTCAACTAAAAGATGCGGGTTATGAAGAAGCCGACCGTTGGGTTACTCCTCAAGTATACAACAATGTCGATGATTTCTTTAAAACTGGGTATACGCTCAACAATTCATTTAACATCAGTCAAGCCATGGAAAAGGGCAACTACTCTTTTGGCGTAAGTAACACGACTCAAGAAGGCATTGTACCTAGCACCTCCATGGATCGCTACACTGCAAAAGCAGCAGCAGAAATTAAGGTAGCAAATTCTTGGAAGACGGGATTCTCTACTAACTATGCCCAAACATATATAATGAAGGCTCCTGGTGCAAATGATGGTTTAGTAGCAACAGTATTTTCAGCTCCTAGAAACTATAACTTAAAGGGGATTCCATACGCATCGCCTACCGATCCATACTACCAAATCCTTTATAGGGCCACCAACTTTAACAACCCTTACTGGGCTATTAACAATAACAAATTTGACGAAAAGACCAACCGATTCTATGGAAATAGTTTTGTTGAATATTCCCCAAATATTTTTGGAGATAGTGATAAGAAGTTGAATTTCAAGTACCAGTTAGGGATGGATTCATACTCTACTCACTTCCAAGATATCAATGAGTATAAGAGCAAGAACACCCTAGGATCTATAAACAACTATGGAATAACAGCAACTACTTACAACTCGCTACTCACGGTTACCTTCGATATGAATATTACCAAAGATATCAAGTTTAACTTACTTCTTGGTAATGAAATAAATCAGGAGAACAACAAGACCTACAGCGAATCCGGATCTAACTTCAATTTCGGAGGATGGGCTCATATAAACAATGCAACAATAAAGAATACTTCAGAAAACCAATCGCGTAGTAGGACTGTGGGATTTTTCGGAAACCTTTCTCTATCGTATCGCGACCTTATATACCTCAACGCTACCGGTAGACAAGACGTTGTATCGACGATGCCTAGAGGAAATAGAACATTCTTCTATCCCTCTGTATCCCTCGGCTTTGTCCTTACAGAACTAGAGGCCCTAAAGGGCAACAGCATTCTATCATTTGCGAAGTTACGTGCTTCATATGCAGAGGTAGGACAAGCAGGACGTTATTACGAGAACTACTATGTTACTCCATCCTACAGTGGTGGTTTCTGGACTGGGAATCCAATCCAATATCCGCTATCAGGAGTTACAGCATATATTCCTAACACTACTCAGTACGATCCAAACTTAAAACCTCAAAATACAGTATCGTTTGAGGTTGGTGCAGATTTGAGATTCTTCAACAACCTGTTTGGTATTGACTACACCTTCTCAAGACAGGATGTTAAGGATCAGATTTTCGACGTTCCTCTTGCCGGTTCGACAGGAGCATCAGCTCTTACTATGAACGGAGGAGCAATCTACACCAACGCACATGAAGTTGTCGTAAGCATTAACCCTATTCGCCAAAAAGACCTTGAATGGTCTATTAACGTTAACTTCACAAAGATGGACAACTATGTAAAGGAACTAGCAGAAGGTGTTGAAAGTATCTTCCTAGGCGGATTTACAACACCTCAAGTACGAGCTGGTGTAGGTTCAAAGTTCCCTGTAATATACGGTTCCTCTTTTAAGAAAGATGCTCAAGGACGAATTTTGGTAGACGAAAGAGCTACGATAAACGGTGTTGCCAACCCATATTACGGTTTCCCAATGCAGGGTAAGCCAGATGTAATAGGGTCGGCTGCCCCAGACTTTACACTTGGGGCATCCACCACTTTAAGATACAAAAGAATAACCATCTCATCAACAATTGATTGGAAAAAAGGTGGACAAATGTATCATGGCACAAATGGTCTTTTAAGCTATACTTATGGTCTAGCAAAGTCAACTGAAGATCGTACTTCTGTGTTTGTTTATCCTGGATTTAAAGCCGATGGTACCCCTAACGACATTCAACGCGGAGGTTCCACCGACCAAGCAGCATACTACAATCTATATGCAAATACTTTAGGAAACATTGATGAAGCGTTCATTTTCAACAATTCATACGTAAAGTTAAGAGAATTGACCCTTTCGTACCGTTTACCAAAGATCAAGGGTATCGATATCAATGTGACTGGATTTGCACGCAACATCCTAATTTGGACTAATCTACCAAACTTTGATCCAGAAGCAACTCAAGGTAACACCAATATGGGAGGTGCTTTCGAACGCTTTACAACGCCACAGTCTATGAGCTTTGGTATGGGACTCAACTTTGTTTTTTAA
- a CDS encoding SusD/RagB family nutrient-binding outer membrane lipoprotein yields the protein MKTIKLYSLIMLLSILFGCSEDAMDTINNNPNNPKKVESRFILTDVMTSTAFSITGSDYAFYSSVYMELNVGIWGQMYNAEKRLVDPASATTYNNSWNAQYRNLYELKTSIEQCSENGPEKGNFVNLGISQILFAYNLAMLTDLMGDIPVTEALQPGKVYQPRIDKQEAVYTEVFRLLDEAILNLGKATTYPSIGNQDLIYKGDKAKWIKAANALKARFTMRLSFRSAKYDKVIEYANASFTGAAEELKYTYTGSASVNPFSRFFQDRNYFGASKSLSDKLTERNDPRSAKFFKPATGQSSVIFAPNGNPEQRQAYYGYSGLTSVTAPTYLMSYHELQFLKAEALVRSTPSQVAAAETELVKGIQAAFVKVGLTATDATTYYNNNVKARFDANPLKEIMIQKYLASYEDEGIEAYNDYRRLKAMGDDLITLASTLQFPQRFTYGSSDVTTNPNVRNAYGDGSYVYTEKVWWAGGTR from the coding sequence ATGAAAACAATTAAGTTATACTCACTGATCATGCTATTATCTATACTCTTTGGCTGCTCCGAAGATGCTATGGATACGATCAACAATAATCCAAACAACCCCAAAAAGGTTGAAAGCAGATTTATTCTTACCGATGTAATGACGTCTACAGCATTCAGCATAACAGGCTCCGACTATGCCTTCTACTCGTCCGTTTATATGGAACTAAACGTTGGCATTTGGGGGCAGATGTATAATGCGGAGAAACGGTTAGTAGATCCAGCTAGCGCCACCACCTACAACAACAGTTGGAATGCACAGTATCGAAATCTTTACGAACTGAAGACTTCAATTGAACAATGTTCAGAAAATGGACCTGAAAAAGGAAATTTCGTAAATCTCGGTATTTCACAAATCTTATTTGCCTACAACCTAGCAATGTTGACAGATTTAATGGGAGATATACCAGTAACAGAAGCACTTCAACCTGGCAAAGTTTATCAACCTAGAATTGACAAACAGGAAGCCGTCTATACAGAGGTGTTCCGATTGTTAGACGAAGCTATCCTAAATTTAGGAAAGGCAACAACCTACCCCTCCATTGGCAATCAGGATTTGATTTATAAAGGTGACAAAGCAAAATGGATCAAAGCGGCCAATGCTCTAAAAGCACGCTTTACGATGCGTTTATCGTTCCGAAGTGCTAAGTACGATAAGGTAATTGAATATGCAAATGCATCGTTTACAGGGGCAGCAGAAGAACTTAAATACACCTATACAGGTTCCGCTTCTGTAAATCCATTTTCACGCTTCTTCCAAGACAGAAACTACTTTGGTGCAAGCAAAAGCCTTAGCGATAAGCTAACAGAACGGAACGATCCTCGTTCTGCAAAATTCTTCAAGCCTGCAACGGGTCAATCATCCGTCATTTTTGCGCCCAATGGAAATCCGGAACAGAGACAAGCTTATTACGGATATTCTGGCCTTACATCAGTAACGGCTCCAACCTATCTGATGAGCTACCACGAACTTCAGTTCCTAAAAGCAGAAGCGCTTGTTCGCTCAACCCCTTCACAGGTTGCTGCTGCTGAAACTGAACTTGTCAAGGGTATCCAAGCAGCATTTGTAAAAGTCGGGCTTACGGCAACCGATGCCACAACCTACTACAACAATAATGTAAAAGCCCGTTTCGATGCTAATCCACTAAAAGAAATCATGATCCAAAAGTATCTTGCTTCATATGAAGATGAAGGTATTGAGGCCTACAATGACTATAGAAGGTTGAAAGCAATGGGAGACGATTTAATCACCCTTGCAAGTACCCTGCAATTTCCTCAACGATTTACATACGGGAGTAGCGATGTAACCACCAATCCTAATGTTCGTAATGCATACGGCGATGGTTCGTATGTTTATACCGAGAAAGTATGGTGGGCTGGCGGTACCCGTTAG